A region from the Vicia villosa cultivar HV-30 ecotype Madison, WI linkage group LG3, Vvil1.0, whole genome shotgun sequence genome encodes:
- the LOC131659486 gene encoding uncharacterized protein LOC131659486, which produces MSTYAGPIKSKAVTKSKGVGPSKSWSKVIPKKRKEREIVEPESDVEVNVLDIPPRKKPTTSKLAASIPEVPIDNVSFHYASSASRWKYVLQKRLAVEREFAPNALENKEVLELIQEAGLLKTVCKLPKCYEKLVKEFVVNLSEECGNSRSVDFRKMFMRGKCVSFSPFVINNFLERTDEAQTELEVTDNKVCQLITAKQVNSWPLKEKLTSSKLSIKYAMLHKIGASNWVPTNHKSTISTVLGRFIYVVGTKEKFDYGAYIFDQTMKHAGSFNIKGPIAFPSLLCGIILHQYPNILNEHDVVCKRESPLAFHYKLFQGKHVPDIVMTSAETSKSGASISKAEVIATLKETCKELESRKIYLEKMIRTLEMDENDEFADTEEKEDKDKQEFEEESAIPADDSEKESSSDTSSGSESGQ; this is translated from the coding sequence ATGAGTACTTATGCAGGTCCTATCAAGAGCAAAGCTGTAACCAAGAGTAAAGGGGTTGGTCCATCAAAATCTTGGAGCAAGGTcattccaaagaaaagaaaggagcgGGAAATTGTTGAACCTGAATCTGATGTTGAAGTGAATGTCCTTGACATTCCACCGAGGAAGAAGCCTACAACCAGCAAGCTTGCTGCTAGTATTCCTGAAGTTCCCATTGATAATGTGTCATTCCACTATGCCTCTAGTGCCAGCAGATGGAAGTATGTACTCCAAAAGAGATTGGCTGTTGAAAGGGAATTTGCTCCAAATGCCCTTGAGAACAAGGAGGTCTTAGAGCTAATTCAAGAAGCTGGACTTCTGAAAACTGTCTGCAAACTGCCCAAGTGTTATGAGAAGCTCGTTAAAGAGTTCGTGGTAAACTTATCTGAAGAATGTGGCAACAGCAGAAGTGTGGACTTCAGAAAAATGTTTATGAGAGGTAAGTGTGTCTCATTCTCTCCGTTTGTGATTAATAATTTCTTGGAAAGAACGGATGAAGCTCAAACTGAGCTTGAAGTAACAGACAACAAAGTTTGTCAACTGATCACAGCCAAGCAAGTAAATAGCTGGCCTCTAAAAGAGAAGCTAACTTCAAGTAAGCTGAGCATCAAGTATGCAATGCTTCACAAGATAGGAGCATCTAATTGGGTGCCAACAAATCACAAGTCCACTATTTCAACTGTACTTGGGAGATTTATATATGTTGTAGGGACAAAGGAGAAGTTTGATTATGGAGCATATATTTTTGACCAAACCATGAAGCATGCTGGAAGCTTCAATATTAAGGGTCCAATTGCTTTTCCATCCCTCTTGTGTGGTATAATTCTGCATCAGTACCCAAACATTCTCAATGAACATGATGTAGTGTGCAAAAGAGAAAGTCCCTTGGCCTTCCATTACAAACTGTTTCAGGGTAAGCATGTTCCAGACATTGTCATGACATCAGCTGAAACTTCCAAATCTGGAGCATCAATCAGCAAAGCAGAAGTCATAGCAACGCTAAAAGAGACTTGCAAAGAACTGGAATCTAGAAAAATATATCTTGAAAAAATGATACGTACTCTGGAAATGGATGAGAATGATGAATTTGCAGATACTGAAGAGAAGGAAGATAAAGATAAAcaagaatttgaagaagaaagTGCCATTCCGGCTGATGACTCTGAGAAAGAAAGTTCTTCAGACACCTCAAGTGGGTCTGAATCTGGGCAGTAA